The segment AGTCCGCGAATTTCAGCGGCACGAGGTTCTTCCATTTTTCGTCGGAGCCGAGGACGTCGGTGACGACGATGTCGGTGATCCCGCGCTGGTTCAGCGCCCAAACGAGCGCGCTGCCGATGAAACCGGCGCCGCCGGTGACGAGGATGCGACCTGAGAGCGGGGAGGGCATGAGCGGAAAAGTCTAGAGTCTAGAGCGAGGAGTCCAGAGCTGAGGGAGGACGGAAGCCAGACGGAAAAACGCGGCGAGGGAGCGAGGTGGCGCGGGTGTCGCGCCTGCAGCGGTTTGGTGGCAGGCTGGAAGCCTGCGCTACGCTCAATCCCGCGAGAGCTCGTCGGCACGGCGGGCGGCGGCGGCGACGGTGGCGCGGAGCAGGTCGCGGAACTTGGCGCCGGCGAGCACTTGCAGGCCGGCGTAGGTCGTGCCGTTGGGCGAGACGACCTGATCGCGCAGGGCTTCGGGCGTCGCGCCGGTGTGGGCGAGAAGTTTGAGCGAGCCGAGCGCGGTTTGCGCGGCGAGGCGTTGCGCGACGTCAGGCGGGAGGCCGGCGGCGATGCCGCCGTCGCGGAGCGCGCCGATGAATTCGAAGACGAAGCCCGGGCCGCTGCCGCCGACGGCGGTGACGGCGTCGAAGTATTCCTCGTCGAGCGCAACGAACTCGCCCAGCGCGCCGAGCATGCGCTCGACGGTGACGCGGTCGGCGTCGGTCAGCGGGGCTTGCGAGCAATAGGCGGTGATGCCGGCGCCGATGGCGGCGGGAGTGTTCGGCATGGTGCGCACGAGGTTGCGCGCGTGCGGAAAGGTCTGCGCGAGACGCGCGATGCGTTTGCCAGCCAGCAGCGAGATGACGAGTTTGCCGGCGGTGAGTTCAGCGAGGCGCGGGTCGGCGGTCGCGAGCGATTGCGGCTTGAAGGCGACGACGACGATGTCGGCGGGACCGAGCAGGCGAGCGAGGTCGGATTCGCAGGCGATGCCGGTTTCGGCGGCGAGTTTCTGGGCGGAAGCGCCGGATTTGCTCGTGCAGGCGATGGAGGCGGGCGCGTGGATTTTCTGCGCGAGGAGGCCGCGAATGATCGCGGAGCCGAGGCGGCCGGAGCCGAGGAAGGCGAGGGTGTGAGCCACGGCGCGTTGATGCCGCGCGCGGTGCGGGCCGGCAAGCGTGGCGTGAGTCAGTGGTCGCGGTGGCGTTCCGCACGCTCCCCGCCATCCGTGCAGGCGGGACGCCTGCGCTACGTGGTCACTCGAGCGGATCGGCGGCGAATTTCTGGCTGATTTCCACCCAGTGTTTCTGCGCGTTGAGCCAGTGCGGGCTCTGACGGATCTGCGTCATCGTGCGCGTGGTGTGGTTGCAGAAGAGATAGCTGCTGTCGCCGAGGCGGATGCAGGCGTCGTAGTGCGTGCCGGCGGCGTCGGCGGCGAAGGCGAAGTCGCCCACGCCGAGCTTCTGGCCCGCCAGTTCCTTCAGCATCGAGGCGAGATCGAGGGTGAAGTGCTGCTTGTATTTCTCGGGTCGCGGGCCCTCGTAGGCGAGGATGGCGTTGCGGTCGGCGCGCAGCGAGACGAGCACCCACTCGTTGAAAACGGTTTCGCCGTAGGTGGCGTTCATGCGCGCAAGCGCGGCGGTAACGGCGGTGCGGGCGTCGACGAGATTCATGGTTCCGATAAAGATTCGCGCGGGTGCGCGCGCCAGCCAATTGTTGCCCGCGTCCGCGCAGGCGGCGGGGTTGACGACTATTTTGCGGCGACCTGCATCGGCACGACGCGCTGGCCCTCGGCGATGCGGTCGCCGGGGTAGAGGATGACTTCGTCGCCTTCCTTGAGTCCGTCGACCACTTGCGTCTCGGCGCCGGAGCTGCGGCCGGCTTTCACGGGGACGAGTTGCGCGCGGCCGTCGCGGAGCACGAAAGCCGCCCAATCGCTGCCGCGGCGAAACAGGCCGG is part of the Opitutia bacterium genome and harbors:
- the proC gene encoding pyrroline-5-carboxylate reductase, which gives rise to MAHTLAFLGSGRLGSAIIRGLLAQKIHAPASIACTSKSGASAQKLAAETGIACESDLARLLGPADIVVVAFKPQSLATADPRLAELTAGKLVISLLAGKRIARLAQTFPHARNLVRTMPNTPAAIGAGITAYCSQAPLTDADRVTVERMLGALGEFVALDEEYFDAVTAVGGSGPGFVFEFIGALRDGGIAAGLPPDVAQRLAAQTALGSLKLLAHTGATPEALRDQVVSPNGTTYAGLQVLAGAKFRDLLRATVAAAARRADELSRD